The genomic segment GATTTATTTTGGATTTCTGGCCTTTGACAGCGTCAGCGAATATTTAAAACTCCAGAAAATTGTTCCCGTCACTGATAATTTGCATCCAATGCATCAGGTGGTGCACGGGCTACAGGATGAACGAAAACAGACGTTTCAATTTTTACTGGCCCACAACAGCCCGGACATGCAATCTTTGAAAATCCTTCAAAAAACCAATGATTCTCTGATACAAAATTTGATTGGCGGTCTTCGTCAGATGGAACCTTTTCTCAACAATAAATCAAAAACTGATATTCAAAAAATCATTTCAACACTGGATTCGCTTCACGGTTTAAGAAAGCAGGCACTATCGCGGTCAGTCTCAGCCTCAGAATGGTATGAGGGGTCTGATAAAATCATCCATCAACTGCTTGAGTTTCAGCTTGAGGTGGTGAATCTCGAAATGAGGGATATCACCCGTGAGTTTTATACCTATATCAGTGTTCTGGAAATCATGGAGCGACTGAGGGGGGAACAGCTCCTGCTGTATGCGGTGTTCCTCAATCAAACGCTTCCAGTGGGAGGGTATGAACGCTTTCTGGCCTTAGTGAATGAGCAGGATATTTATTGGCAGTTGTTTGAAACCTTTGCCGGGGATTCAACGATGGCAGGGCTTGGGCGAATTCTCACTCCGGAAACTTTGAATCCTGTGGAAGTCGGTCGAAACGCGTTCATTCAGGGAATTGCCGAACAACGGTTTGAATATTCTCCGGATGACTGGTTGCGAGCCTGTGAAGAACGTATCATGGCTCTGGATAATCTTTTTGAACAAATTGAACAGCATTTGAGCCTGCGGGTTCATCAGGACATGAGTAATCATTTCCGGCATAACCTGATACTGCTGTCGGTTGGCGCCCTTACCCTGTTGGGGATAATCATTTTCTCCGTTAAATTAACACGTTCCATGATTGAGGATTTGAGCAGGGATGTGTTCACACTGAACAGAACGACCGATCAATTACAAACTGCCTCGGCGATGCTTGCAGAGTCCAGCGAAGAACTGGCCAGAGGATCCATGTCCCATTCCTCTTCAATTGCGCATGTGTCAACCGCGTTGGAACAGATTGCCAATCATATCCAGGATAATGCCAGAAATTCACGTCAGGTTCAGAAAATGGCGGATCAATCTGAATCTGAAATCAGCACCTTGTCCGCAACCATGACACTGCTGAAAGATTCCAGCGGTAAAATTTCAGGAATCACCCAAACCATTGACGATCTGGCCTTTCAGACCAATATTCTTTCACTCAATGCCGCCGTGGAAGCGGCCCGTGCGGGAGAACTGGGGATGGGCTTTTCTGTAGTGGCTGATGAAGTTCGAACCCTTGCGCTTAAAAGTGCGGAAGCGGCCAGAGATATTTCATCCTGTATCGAAGAAAACGTCATGAAAACCATTGATGGCGTGGACATCACCGCCAGAGTGATTTCTTCTTTCAAAAATATCAACAAGCACATTGCTGAAATTGCGACAGCCTCTCAGGAACAGACACAAGGTATCACGCAAATTCATACATCCATTCTGGAAATGGATGATTTCACACAGCGTAGCGCCGCGACAGCCGAGCAGAATTCAACGGCGG from the SAR324 cluster bacterium genome contains:
- a CDS encoding nitrate- and nitrite sensing domain-containing protein, translating into MFSNRTLTFRHTLLLLFPLLTALIYFGFLAFDSVSEYLKLQKIVPVTDNLHPMHQVVHGLQDERKQTFQFLLAHNSPDMQSLKILQKTNDSLIQNLIGGLRQMEPFLNNKSKTDIQKIISTLDSLHGLRKQALSRSVSASEWYEGSDKIIHQLLEFQLEVVNLEMRDITREFYTYISVLEIMERLRGEQLLLYAVFLNQTLPVGGYERFLALVNEQDIYWQLFETFAGDSTMAGLGRILTPETLNPVEVGRNAFIQGIAEQRFEYSPDDWLRACEERIMALDNLFEQIEQHLSLRVHQDMSNHFRHNLILLSVGALTLLGIIIFSVKLTRSMIEDLSRDVFTLNRTTDQLQTASAMLAESSEELARGSMSHSSSIAHVSTALEQIANHIQDNARNSRQVQKMADQSESEISTLSATMTLLKDSSGKISGITQTIDDLAFQTNILSLNAAVEAARAGELGMGFSVVADEVRTLALKSAEAARDISSCIEENVMKTIDGVDITARVISSFKNINKHIAEIATASQEQTQGITQIHTSILEMDDFTQRSAATAEQNSTAASELSMQVLQLQGFAERLLRLLGLDVETANSQPPAPSPRDEAVISLDFHSDPSS